Proteins from a single region of Sphaerochaeta globosa str. Buddy:
- the trmD gene encoding tRNA (guanosine(37)-N1)-methyltransferase TrmD, producing the protein MKIQIVTLFPEMVEGFFKNSIMRRAVQSGCVEYEIIDFRRFATDRHQSCDDVPYGGGAGMVIKTDPLCKALSSIKAESKRVVYASPSGKRFTQHYAENLSKEAELVFICGHYEGIDQRVIDLYVDDEISIGDYVISSGEVSTLVIVDAVYRLLDGVISSDSLSEESFHDNLLEYPQYTRPETYCSKGVPDVLLSGHHAKIGQWRLQKRLEKTLSHRPDLLETASLDANSRKILNALKEHSAKGTVDDGRN; encoded by the coding sequence GTGAAGATTCAGATTGTCACCCTTTTTCCCGAAATGGTAGAGGGGTTTTTCAAGAATTCAATCATGAGGCGGGCTGTACAAAGCGGATGTGTGGAGTACGAAATCATTGACTTCCGCCGCTTTGCAACCGACAGGCATCAGAGTTGTGACGATGTTCCCTATGGTGGTGGGGCTGGTATGGTGATCAAGACTGATCCGCTATGCAAAGCACTCTCTTCCATCAAGGCAGAGTCCAAACGCGTTGTGTATGCTTCGCCCTCTGGCAAACGCTTCACCCAACACTATGCCGAGAACTTGAGCAAGGAAGCTGAACTGGTCTTTATCTGCGGTCATTATGAAGGTATTGACCAACGGGTGATTGACCTATATGTTGATGACGAGATTAGTATTGGGGATTATGTTATCAGCAGTGGGGAAGTCTCTACCTTGGTGATTGTCGATGCTGTCTACCGTCTGCTTGACGGTGTGATATCCAGCGACTCACTTTCGGAAGAGAGTTTTCATGACAATTTGCTAGAATATCCCCAGTATACAAGGCCTGAGACCTATTGCTCAAAAGGTGTCCCTGATGTATTATTGAGCGGACATCATGCCAAAATTGGCCAATGGCGACTGCAGAAACGGTTGGAGAAGACTTTGTCACATCGGCCGGATTTGTTGGAGACGGCATCCTTGGATGCGAACTCCAGAAAGATTTTGAATGCATTGAAAGAACATAGTGCGAAGGGGACCGTAGACGATGGACGTAATTAA
- a CDS encoding GNAT family N-acetyltransferase — protein sequence MIEIREMQMQDVPAVCAFVKTVFDEYLSSTYTDEGNRTFYAYIEPQAMRTRMHEGGLGFVAESSKAIVSHIEIRNNSHICLLFTHTLYQRQGLAHALVDLALTRCSELDPHIAAVSVNAAVSAVSTYQRLGFKTIDSVQQRNGITFVPMIRLL from the coding sequence ATGATCGAAATCAGAGAGATGCAAATGCAAGATGTCCCTGCTGTCTGCGCCTTTGTGAAAACTGTCTTTGACGAGTACCTTTCCTCTACATATACCGATGAGGGAAATCGTACGTTTTATGCATATATTGAACCGCAAGCAATGCGCACTCGAATGCATGAAGGCGGTTTGGGCTTTGTCGCTGAAAGCAGTAAAGCAATAGTCTCCCACATAGAAATACGCAATAACTCACATATTTGTTTACTCTTTACCCATACACTCTATCAACGGCAAGGGTTGGCTCATGCTCTCGTGGATCTGGCCCTTACGCGTTGCAGTGAGCTTGATCCGCATATTGCTGCTGTCAGCGTCAATGCCGCAGTATCCGCTGTTTCAACCTACCAGCGGCTAGGGTTCAAGACCATTGATTCAGTTCAGCAAAGAAACGGTATTACCTTTGTGCCGATGATACGGCTGCTTTAA
- the acpP gene encoding acyl carrier protein: MDSKEVFEKVKSLIAEKLEIDDNKITIDASFRKDLGADSLDTYELVYAIEEELGISIPDEKANEFETVRDAVDFLATQL, from the coding sequence ATGGATAGCAAGGAAGTTTTTGAAAAAGTAAAGTCTTTGATTGCAGAGAAGCTGGAGATCGACGATAACAAGATCACCATAGATGCCTCATTCCGCAAGGACCTTGGAGCAGATAGCCTGGATACCTACGAATTGGTCTATGCCATTGAAGAGGAACTCGGAATCTCCATCCCTGATGAGAAGGCCAATGAGTTCGAAACGGTTAGGGACGCAGTAGATTTCCTTGCAACCCAACTCTAA
- a CDS encoding KH domain-containing protein produces MEKDLVEYIVKSLVDVPDEVSINVVEGEKSTILELKVASEDVGKVIGKQGRIAKAIRTILSASATKGGKRAVLEILD; encoded by the coding sequence GTGGAAAAAGATCTTGTTGAATACATTGTGAAATCACTGGTTGATGTCCCTGACGAAGTCAGCATCAATGTGGTCGAGGGCGAAAAGTCCACGATCCTTGAGCTGAAGGTCGCCAGCGAGGATGTCGGCAAAGTGATCGGCAAGCAAGGACGCATAGCAAAGGCTATCAGGACTATCCTGAGTGCCTCAGCCACCAAGGGTGGTAAGCGTGCCGTGCTCGAAATTTTGGACTGA
- a CDS encoding chromosome segregation SMC family protein: protein MFLKSLEIYGFKSFADKVNLEFSDGITSLLGPNGCGKSNIVDAIKWVLGEQSTKTLRAGRMEDVIFNGTDTRKPLQVAEVTLVISNEERHLGIEEAEVEIKRRIFRNGDSEYYLNRNRVLLKNIRELFYDTGVGKSAYSILEQGKIDQILSSKPEDRRYIFEEAAGISRFKVQSLEAERKLAKTDENILQVETILKEVKRTYETKKNQAAKAISYRELKKEQFSLEVDVQLSTLKSYLLLRENKIELKERHEREYEAQKGSLTNCDQEIEQMQDHLRTLGSERITMQTELQRLDEAIKGKADKLDLLTQRFRDFLVQKDQASSRSQVILEHIERDTAEIDEKLDEVADIDASVIQLEEEMSRNQKALDATRSMLLSHNGEIANLEAQNLSYDENLEELSLRIKELTDIIVIQLEEKLKQSGYNLQNKESARADLVGGIEHVKKSLEEQMQFLKQLSHTTLSSEDLVERQIQFYQSLSIALSRIQTLFQTYESMQPSFLDELISPEGTISEKHRLDDRMLEIRKQVQINRERIAYLRDENTRLAGEMERYQLNISDQKVAMNQLLAQKSAAKEWVAKLQRSVTEQEYQYKDALKLAETAQERIYETQEDIRSVEGEVKESKSRIAALNADLKDLILVIEEQSNQIRSKQNQKNERYEELQNLRSEKEKLELQIDQLASNISFLYTNFFDNYGKSLKEFEGRMSEETLDIPVLKARLEEVRRNIEGMGYINQMAEEEFGEVKEQYDFLTKQLDDLNRAKADLDAVVIQIKSRSEELFLASYKQISQNFQEMFRRLFGGGRAELTLVDPEHVLESGIDILAQPPGKKLTHLALLSGGERSMTAVALLFATYLVKPSPFCILDEIDAALDDRNIGYFLSVLDEFARRSQFIIITHNKHTVMGSRTLLGVTQMEAGVSTMVSYRIGNFEGEQVILNEEQQAVVFDDEGQTLATS, encoded by the coding sequence TTGTTTCTAAAAAGCCTGGAAATATATGGTTTCAAGTCCTTTGCCGACAAAGTGAATTTGGAATTTTCTGATGGAATTACCAGCCTTCTAGGCCCCAACGGATGTGGTAAAAGCAACATCGTGGATGCCATCAAGTGGGTTCTTGGTGAACAATCCACAAAAACCCTCCGGGCCGGTCGCATGGAAGATGTAATCTTCAACGGTACCGATACCCGTAAACCTTTGCAAGTAGCCGAAGTAACGCTGGTCATCTCCAATGAAGAGCGCCACCTCGGCATCGAGGAAGCTGAAGTTGAGATTAAGCGGCGCATTTTCCGCAATGGTGATAGTGAGTATTACCTGAATCGCAACCGGGTGCTGCTGAAGAATATCCGCGAACTCTTCTATGATACCGGGGTAGGTAAGAGTGCCTATTCCATTCTCGAACAAGGAAAGATCGACCAGATACTTTCTTCCAAACCTGAAGACCGACGCTATATATTCGAGGAAGCGGCAGGTATTTCGCGGTTCAAGGTCCAAAGTCTGGAAGCAGAACGTAAACTTGCCAAAACAGATGAGAATATTCTGCAGGTGGAGACCATCCTCAAAGAGGTGAAACGTACCTACGAGACCAAAAAGAACCAAGCAGCCAAGGCAATTTCGTACCGCGAGCTCAAGAAAGAACAGTTTTCCCTCGAAGTGGATGTCCAGCTGTCCACCCTTAAGTCATACCTCTTGCTACGTGAGAACAAGATTGAACTGAAAGAGCGCCATGAACGTGAGTATGAAGCACAAAAAGGTTCCTTGACCAACTGCGACCAAGAAATTGAGCAGATGCAGGATCATCTTCGGACTCTTGGTTCTGAACGCATTACCATGCAGACAGAATTACAGCGCCTCGATGAGGCGATTAAGGGTAAGGCCGATAAACTGGACTTGCTTACCCAGCGGTTTCGGGACTTCTTGGTGCAGAAAGACCAGGCATCTTCAAGAAGTCAGGTCATTTTAGAGCATATCGAGCGTGATACTGCAGAAATTGATGAAAAATTGGACGAGGTTGCAGACATCGATGCTTCCGTTATTCAGCTTGAAGAGGAAATGTCACGCAACCAGAAGGCGTTGGATGCAACCCGTTCAATGCTGCTAAGCCACAATGGCGAAATTGCGAATCTCGAAGCACAAAACCTCAGTTATGATGAGAATCTGGAAGAGCTCTCACTGCGCATCAAGGAATTGACCGATATCATTGTGATCCAGCTTGAAGAGAAGTTGAAACAAAGTGGATACAACCTGCAGAACAAAGAATCTGCACGGGCGGATCTGGTCGGCGGCATTGAACATGTCAAGAAAAGCCTCGAGGAACAGATGCAGTTCCTCAAGCAGTTGTCCCACACTACCTTGTCCTCGGAGGATTTGGTTGAACGGCAGATTCAGTTTTATCAGAGCTTGTCAATTGCCCTGTCGCGCATACAAACGCTGTTCCAGACCTATGAATCGATGCAGCCATCCTTTCTCGACGAGCTTATCTCCCCTGAGGGGACCATCTCCGAGAAACATCGACTCGATGACCGCATGCTTGAAATTCGCAAGCAGGTGCAGATCAACCGGGAACGTATTGCCTATCTGCGAGATGAGAACACCAGGCTTGCAGGGGAGATGGAGCGCTACCAACTGAATATCAGCGACCAGAAGGTTGCCATGAATCAGTTGCTTGCACAAAAGAGTGCTGCCAAAGAGTGGGTGGCCAAGCTGCAGCGTTCTGTCACCGAGCAGGAGTACCAGTACAAGGATGCCCTTAAGTTGGCTGAGACAGCTCAGGAGCGAATCTATGAGACCCAGGAGGATATCCGCAGCGTTGAGGGTGAAGTCAAAGAGAGCAAGAGCCGTATCGCCGCACTGAATGCCGACCTGAAGGACTTGATACTCGTCATCGAAGAGCAAAGCAACCAAATCCGCAGTAAGCAGAACCAGAAAAACGAACGCTATGAGGAATTGCAGAACCTGAGGTCGGAAAAAGAGAAACTTGAACTGCAGATCGACCAGCTTGCAAGCAATATTTCTTTTCTCTATACCAACTTTTTTGATAATTACGGCAAGAGCCTGAAGGAATTTGAAGGCCGTATGAGTGAAGAGACGCTCGACATTCCTGTTCTCAAGGCACGACTTGAGGAAGTGAGAAGAAATATTGAGGGAATGGGGTATATCAACCAAATGGCTGAGGAAGAGTTTGGTGAGGTCAAGGAACAATATGACTTCCTAACGAAGCAACTGGATGATTTGAACAGGGCGAAAGCCGATTTGGATGCAGTGGTAATTCAGATCAAGAGCCGCAGCGAAGAGCTCTTTTTGGCATCCTACAAGCAAATCAGTCAGAACTTCCAGGAAATGTTCCGCCGTCTTTTCGGTGGAGGTCGGGCTGAACTGACACTTGTCGACCCTGAACATGTCTTGGAAAGCGGCATCGATATTCTTGCCCAGCCTCCGGGGAAGAAATTGACTCACCTGGCATTGCTCAGTGGAGGAGAGCGGTCGATGACCGCCGTAGCCCTGCTGTTTGCAACCTATTTGGTCAAACCTTCTCCCTTCTGTATTTTGGATGAAATCGATGCTGCCCTCGACGATCGCAACATCGGGTATTTCCTCTCGGTATTGGATGAATTTGCCCGCAGGAGCCAATTCATCATTATCACCCACAACAAGCATACCGTCATGGGAAGCCGGACACTGCTTGGGGTGACGCAGATGGAGGCCGGGGTATCGACGATGGTCAGCTATCGTATTGGAAACTTTGAAGGCGAACAGGTCATCCTCAATGAGGAACAGCAGGCTGTAGTCTTCGATGATGAAGGTCAGACGCTTGCCACTTCTTGA
- a CDS encoding ribonuclease HII, whose protein sequence is MEESLLFSFEAENQVLCGLDEAGRGPLAGPVVAAAVILGPDFPTEILNDSKKLSEKQRLEAEIVIKQKALYWAVGLATAQEIDRINILQASLLAMKRAYEKISSQIHVDVALVDGNQRPNLDCITQAIVGGDALIPQIMAASILAKNQRDRYMVLCHTKWPFYNFAKHKGYPTEEHRSACLLYGLSPIHRRTFHIEQRNAESPVQATLF, encoded by the coding sequence ATGGAAGAATCTCTGTTGTTTTCATTCGAGGCCGAAAACCAAGTTCTTTGCGGTTTGGATGAAGCAGGCAGGGGCCCGCTTGCCGGTCCGGTGGTAGCAGCTGCAGTCATTTTGGGGCCGGACTTTCCTACTGAAATCCTCAACGACTCCAAAAAATTGAGCGAGAAACAACGCCTTGAGGCTGAGATTGTCATCAAGCAGAAGGCACTCTACTGGGCTGTAGGTCTGGCGACAGCTCAGGAGATCGACAGAATCAATATTCTGCAGGCTTCCCTGTTGGCGATGAAGCGTGCGTATGAGAAAATCAGCTCACAAATCCATGTAGATGTTGCTTTGGTAGACGGTAATCAACGGCCCAATCTCGATTGCATCACCCAGGCTATTGTCGGTGGGGATGCCCTGATTCCCCAAATTATGGCTGCCAGCATTCTTGCAAAGAACCAGCGAGACCGTTACATGGTGCTTTGTCACACCAAATGGCCTTTTTACAATTTTGCCAAACATAAAGGGTATCCTACCGAGGAGCATCGATCAGCGTGTTTGCTGTACGGACTTTCACCCATCCACCGTCGAACATTTCATATTGAACAAAGAAATGCTGAATCACCAGTGCAGGCGACACTTTTTTAA
- the ffh gene encoding signal recognition particle protein has protein sequence MFDSISDKFSGIMRTLAGKSKITEKNIQDAVEEIKVALLDADVNLRVVRRFINGTMEEALGEKVLKAVDPGQQFVKIVYDRMVALLGDEENQKLLLKGPDTTSVILMMGLQGSGKTTTSAKLAARLKREGRRPMLVAADLVRPAAILQLQVLGESVGVPVFSIQGEKDPSKVAKAALAQAKKDQRDILIVDTSGRMHLDQTLMDEIQRVRDAIKPDETLFVADSMTGQNAVAIAQEFEQKVGISGVVLSKFDSDTRGGAALSLRSVVGKPIKFIGVGEKMDDLEPFYPERIASRILGMGDIVSLVEKAQSAIDEKDALRMQEKMAKNTFDLQDYLDQLNNMDKMGSMEQLLEMIPGAKGQISEDDIDKAEIRREKAIILSMTYAERTNYHIMGPTRRKRVAGGSGTTVSDVNRLLKKFEKMRLTMKKLAKNKKYQAAMLKQMGM, from the coding sequence ATGTTTGATTCAATAAGTGATAAGTTCTCCGGCATCATGCGAACGCTGGCCGGCAAGTCCAAAATAACCGAGAAGAATATCCAGGATGCCGTTGAAGAAATCAAGGTGGCACTCCTGGATGCTGACGTAAACCTTCGGGTCGTCAGACGCTTCATCAATGGAACCATGGAAGAAGCTCTTGGGGAGAAAGTCCTCAAGGCCGTCGACCCCGGTCAGCAGTTCGTGAAGATTGTCTACGACCGCATGGTTGCGTTGCTCGGAGATGAGGAAAATCAGAAGCTCTTACTCAAAGGTCCCGATACCACCTCAGTCATATTGATGATGGGTTTGCAGGGTTCTGGTAAGACAACGACCAGTGCGAAGCTTGCCGCCCGGCTCAAGCGCGAGGGTAGGCGACCCATGTTGGTTGCCGCCGACCTTGTCAGACCCGCGGCCATTTTGCAGCTGCAGGTTCTGGGTGAGTCGGTTGGTGTCCCGGTTTTCAGCATCCAAGGGGAGAAAGACCCTTCCAAGGTTGCAAAGGCAGCACTCGCACAGGCTAAGAAAGACCAGCGCGATATCCTCATAGTCGATACCAGCGGGCGTATGCACCTCGACCAAACTCTTATGGATGAGATCCAACGGGTTCGCGATGCGATCAAGCCCGACGAGACACTTTTTGTTGCCGATTCGATGACCGGACAGAATGCTGTAGCCATCGCGCAAGAGTTTGAGCAGAAAGTTGGCATTTCGGGTGTCGTGCTTTCCAAGTTCGATAGTGATACCCGCGGTGGTGCCGCACTCTCATTGCGCTCGGTTGTGGGCAAGCCCATCAAGTTCATCGGTGTCGGTGAGAAGATGGATGACCTTGAGCCGTTCTATCCGGAGCGTATTGCGAGCCGCATCCTTGGCATGGGTGATATTGTCAGTTTGGTTGAGAAGGCTCAAAGCGCCATCGATGAGAAGGATGCTTTGAGAATGCAGGAGAAGATGGCGAAGAACACCTTTGACCTGCAGGATTATCTTGACCAGTTGAACAATATGGATAAAATGGGCTCGATGGAACAGCTTTTGGAGATGATTCCGGGAGCCAAAGGCCAGATCAGCGAGGACGACATTGATAAGGCGGAAATTCGCAGGGAGAAAGCAATTATTCTTTCGATGACCTATGCGGAACGTACAAATTACCATATAATGGGTCCGACCAGACGTAAGCGGGTGGCAGGTGGTAGCGGTACAACCGTTTCCGATGTAAACCGTTTGCTGAAAAAGTTTGAGAAAATGCGACTTACGATGAAGAAGTTGGCAAAAAATAAAAAATACCAGGCTGCAATGCTGAAACAGATGGGTATGTAG
- the rplS gene encoding 50S ribosomal protein L19, which produces MDVIKAIESEQMKENAENFCVGDTVKVFFKIIEGTNERVQVFEGLVIAKNHGGIRRTFVVRKISYGVGVERIFPLHSPRIEKIEVIRKGRVRRAKLYYIRGKVGKKAKVKELIRRKNA; this is translated from the coding sequence ATGGACGTAATTAAGGCTATAGAGTCAGAACAGATGAAGGAAAATGCAGAGAATTTCTGCGTTGGCGATACCGTTAAAGTGTTCTTCAAGATTATTGAAGGTACCAATGAGCGTGTCCAGGTATTTGAAGGCCTGGTAATTGCCAAGAACCATGGTGGAATTCGGAGAACATTTGTTGTCCGCAAAATTTCATACGGCGTGGGTGTGGAAAGAATTTTCCCCTTGCACTCTCCCCGTATCGAGAAGATTGAAGTCATCCGCAAAGGCCGTGTCAGAAGAGCTAAGCTCTACTATATCCGTGGCAAGGTCGGCAAGAAGGCAAAGGTCAAGGAACTTATCCGCAGGAAGAACGCCTAA
- the rpmF gene encoding 50S ribosomal protein L32 — protein sequence MATPKYKTSKASAASRKAANMRLAAPTLSQCGTCGNMVLPHRVCPKCGFYRGVQVIELQDK from the coding sequence ATGGCAACACCCAAATATAAGACTTCAAAGGCAAGTGCCGCTTCCAGAAAGGCTGCCAACATGCGTCTTGCTGCTCCCACGCTTTCCCAGTGTGGTACCTGTGGAAATATGGTTCTGCCTCACCGCGTGTGCCCTAAGTGCGGATTCTATCGTGGAGTGCAGGTCATCGAGCTGCAGGACAAATAA
- the rimM gene encoding ribosome maturation factor RimM (Essential for efficient processing of 16S rRNA) codes for MEKLLWTATVKSPFGIAGEVKIHPHNEDCSYLGKLKEVILCAKDGTEQLLTIQSFRMMGSQPIMKFVGFDDPETARALNGQHLMVERSKAAPLKKGQFYVNDLIGCSMMHDGKFIAEVVSSIDGAQAVLLEVRTAEDQLYMVPYLKEYIGEVDLENRTIELKTPWILA; via the coding sequence ATGGAAAAGTTGCTCTGGACTGCTACCGTAAAGAGCCCGTTTGGGATTGCAGGTGAAGTGAAAATTCATCCGCATAATGAGGATTGCTCGTACCTTGGCAAACTCAAGGAAGTTATTCTCTGTGCAAAGGATGGTACAGAGCAGCTGCTTACCATTCAAAGTTTCAGGATGATGGGTTCTCAGCCTATAATGAAGTTTGTTGGATTTGATGATCCGGAAACTGCAAGGGCTTTGAATGGACAGCACCTGATGGTTGAGCGCAGTAAGGCAGCCCCTTTGAAAAAGGGCCAATTCTATGTTAATGACCTCATCGGTTGCTCCATGATGCACGATGGCAAGTTTATTGCAGAAGTAGTCAGCAGCATTGATGGCGCCCAGGCGGTATTGCTGGAAGTGCGGACGGCGGAAGATCAGCTCTATATGGTACCCTACTTGAAGGAGTATATTGGAGAGGTCGATCTGGAAAACCGAACGATTGAGTTGAAGACTCCTTGGATCCTCGCGTGA
- the rpsP gene encoding 30S ribosomal protein S16, with product MSTSMRLKRFGSKKRPDYRIVVMDSRANTQSRTLDEVGQYHPLAEKDKQVVLQVEKIKDWLSKGAQPSDTVKSLLNRNGVTVTRTVQE from the coding sequence GTGAGCACAAGCATGAGACTGAAAAGATTTGGCAGCAAGAAGAGACCTGACTACCGTATCGTGGTGATGGACTCAAGGGCAAACACCCAGAGCAGAACCCTCGATGAGGTTGGTCAGTACCACCCCTTGGCCGAGAAGGACAAGCAGGTTGTATTGCAGGTCGAGAAGATTAAGGATTGGCTTTCAAAGGGTGCACAGCCCAGCGATACCGTAAAGAGCCTGCTCAACAGAAATGGTGTAACCGTAACCAGAACTGTCCAGGAATAA
- a CDS encoding CCA tRNA nucleotidyltransferase: protein MNVFPISPGIRRFAKHFIDGGFSLYIVGGAVRDHLLGLKIEDYDFTTDALPDQVMHLFKTVIPTGIEHGTVTVHFEKQSFEVTTFRSEAEYLDGRHPSSVSFIPNLEEDLKRRDFTINAFAADCTNGHILDFHGGKEDLKNKTIRAIGNPIQRFEEDALRILRAARIAAKLNFSIDDQTVSAMQEMKKNLSKVSAERIRDELFKLVLSNHPATGLTYLRTQGILTLIIPEFKQADGLYQGGMHHEDVLSHCISACQASVLVASSLEVRLACLLHDIGKSEVVVASESRNTFAKHELVGENITQTILKRLKASNEQIHAVSHLVRHHMFDYQSNWSDSAVRRFITRVGLAFIPLLFQVRIADQIAIHGKANTLLLDELKLRIEAILQSHDALSIKDLAVNGNDLMSVGIPKGQRIGTTLTYLLETVLDDPRQNTRDTLLKLASSYQSLLGFTS, encoded by the coding sequence ATGAATGTATTCCCGATTTCGCCTGGTATACGCAGGTTTGCAAAACACTTCATCGATGGTGGATTCTCCCTCTATATTGTAGGAGGGGCCGTCCGTGACCATCTGTTGGGGTTGAAAATCGAGGATTATGATTTCACCACCGACGCCCTACCCGACCAGGTGATGCATCTTTTCAAGACCGTCATTCCCACCGGTATCGAACATGGGACGGTTACGGTGCATTTTGAGAAGCAAAGCTTCGAGGTGACAACCTTCCGAAGCGAAGCCGAGTATTTGGATGGAAGGCACCCGAGTTCCGTCTCCTTCATCCCCAACCTCGAGGAAGATCTCAAGCGACGCGACTTTACCATCAATGCATTTGCAGCAGATTGTACAAACGGACATATATTGGATTTCCATGGCGGGAAAGAGGATTTGAAGAACAAGACCATCCGAGCAATAGGGAATCCCATACAACGGTTTGAAGAGGATGCACTGAGAATACTCAGAGCAGCAAGAATTGCGGCCAAACTGAATTTCTCCATTGATGATCAGACCGTATCGGCCATGCAAGAGATGAAAAAAAACCTGTCCAAGGTAAGTGCTGAACGCATTCGCGATGAACTGTTCAAGCTGGTCCTCTCCAATCATCCCGCCACCGGCCTTACCTACCTCAGAACCCAAGGAATCCTTACTCTCATCATTCCTGAGTTCAAGCAAGCTGACGGGCTCTATCAGGGGGGAATGCACCACGAGGATGTGCTTTCGCACTGTATCTCGGCCTGTCAGGCTTCGGTGTTGGTTGCATCGTCCTTGGAGGTACGGCTTGCATGCTTGTTGCATGATATCGGAAAGAGTGAAGTGGTTGTTGCATCGGAATCAAGAAACACCTTTGCAAAACACGAATTGGTCGGGGAGAACATTACCCAGACTATTCTCAAGCGCCTGAAGGCAAGCAATGAGCAGATTCATGCAGTCTCCCATCTGGTTCGCCACCATATGTTCGACTATCAGAGCAATTGGAGCGATAGTGCGGTTCGCCGTTTCATAACCCGTGTGGGGCTAGCATTCATTCCCTTACTTTTTCAAGTCAGAATTGCCGATCAAATCGCCATTCACGGCAAAGCGAACACGCTCTTGCTTGATGAGTTGAAACTTCGCATCGAAGCTATACTGCAGTCTCATGATGCCCTGTCCATCAAGGACTTGGCGGTGAATGGGAATGACTTGATGTCCGTGGGAATTCCAAAGGGTCAGAGAATCGGGACAACCCTCACCTATCTTTTGGAGACGGTACTCGATGACCCTAGGCAAAATACGCGTGATACGTTACTCAAACTAGCAAGCTCGTATCAATCCTTATTGGGTTTCACCAGCTGA
- the coaD gene encoding pantetheine-phosphate adenylyltransferase encodes MSVLSRTAILPGSFDPPTNGHIDIIERSARLYEKLYVVVAENVQKQCLFTAEERMDMLRQILCDHKNIEVVSYRGLVVDFARDHQVGVMIRGVRALVDFGYEFELAMTNKQLNPNLEVLFMPTSPKYFQLRSSAIKEMAAYGADISPMVPPLVVQMMRNRIKLLTL; translated from the coding sequence ATGAGTGTGCTCAGCAGAACTGCAATACTTCCAGGCTCGTTCGATCCACCGACCAACGGCCATATCGATATTATTGAACGTAGTGCACGACTGTATGAGAAACTTTATGTCGTCGTAGCAGAAAATGTACAGAAGCAGTGTCTATTCACTGCAGAAGAACGTATGGATATGCTGCGCCAAATTCTCTGTGACCATAAGAACATCGAGGTGGTGAGTTATCGCGGACTGGTAGTCGACTTCGCACGTGACCATCAGGTTGGGGTAATGATCAGAGGTGTCCGCGCATTGGTTGATTTCGGATATGAATTCGAACTGGCCATGACCAATAAGCAACTCAATCCGAATCTGGAAGTGCTGTTCATGCCGACCAGTCCGAAATATTTTCAGCTTAGATCAAGTGCCATCAAGGAAATGGCTGCGTATGGGGCCGATATTAGCCCGATGGTTCCCCCTCTTGTTGTACAAATGATGAGAAATCGAATCAAGTTGTTGACGCTTTAG
- the rnc gene encoding ribonuclease III: MESTLFMRAPAISSDRERELLVFIKDSKITISNLELLNLAFTHRSFANETSDSVDNNERLEFLGDSVLGMCVADWLFRNFPAKAEGDFSKIKSVVVSEDSLAMIARQLSVDKYLLLGKGEEFTGGRDKKALLADCMEALFAACYLDSGFEAAKSFVMLYLEQQIQAVLDDDYHRDYKTSLQEYMQKRWRKVPSYTLVRKTGPEHDFTFFVEVDVNGQVFGPASGANKKQAEQMAAKLAYDQLVKPNKD, from the coding sequence ATGGAGAGCACACTCTTCATGAGAGCTCCCGCCATCTCATCAGATAGAGAGCGGGAGCTTCTTGTATTTATCAAAGACAGCAAAATTACCATCTCAAACCTTGAGCTGTTGAACCTTGCCTTCACCCATCGATCCTTTGCCAATGAGACATCCGATTCGGTTGACAACAACGAACGGCTTGAATTCCTTGGGGACAGCGTTCTGGGAATGTGTGTCGCTGATTGGCTTTTTAGGAATTTTCCGGCTAAAGCAGAAGGTGATTTCTCAAAAATTAAAAGTGTGGTGGTCAGTGAAGACAGTCTTGCAATGATTGCAAGACAACTTTCTGTAGACAAGTATCTGCTTCTCGGAAAGGGTGAGGAATTCACCGGTGGCAGGGATAAGAAAGCACTGCTTGCCGACTGCATGGAAGCATTATTCGCAGCTTGTTATCTGGACAGTGGTTTTGAAGCCGCCAAGTCGTTTGTGATGCTTTATCTCGAACAGCAAATCCAGGCAGTTTTGGACGATGATTATCATCGCGACTACAAGACCAGCCTGCAGGAGTACATGCAAAAGCGTTGGCGCAAGGTACCTTCCTATACATTGGTTAGGAAAACGGGACCCGAGCATGACTTTACATTTTTTGTTGAAGTCGATGTCAATGGCCAAGTATTCGGCCCGGCTAGTGGGGCCAATAAGAAACAAGCAGAACAGATGGCCGCCAAACTTGCGTATGATCAGCTGGTGAAACCCAATAAGGATTGA